Proteins co-encoded in one Streptococcus parauberis NCFD 2020 genomic window:
- a CDS encoding IS3 family transposase (programmed frameshift), translating into MKKAGKSNRVIMETLGIKNDSQIYTWMKWYENEELYRFHQGVGKQYTYGKGLEHLSEVEQLQLQVDLLKKYRGLNKEIDKVSLIKLVEDYKNNYPIAVILDCFDIKRSTYYRWKKEYEKPQKKDDVIELIEQLYMENHFIYGYRTITRLLKKIHGLTVNAKKVYRIIKNNGWLCRTRTKKVPNLGKAYDLTDNKLSRDFHADKPMEKLVTDITYLYFGNCKLYLSSIMDLYNREIIAYTISDCQDTDFVLDTLNQLKLPKGAILHSDQGSVYTSMAYYQACTKKGIIRSMSRKGTPADNACIEWFHSALKTETFYLHDRRKYNKDSITKIVENYITFYNETRIQQRLNDQSPVQYRKLIA; encoded by the exons ATGAAGAAAGCAGGCAAGTCTAACAGAGTTATTATGGAGACACTAGGTATCAAAAATGATAGTCAAATCTATACTTGGATGAAATGGTACGAAAACGAGGAGCTTTATCGTTTCCATCAAGGTGTTGGCAAGCAATATACCTATGGTAAAGGCTTGGAACATCTATCTGAAGTGGAACAATTACAATTACAAGTTGACCTCTTAAAAAAGTATCGAGGCTTGA ATAAGGAAATCGATAAAGTAAGTCTTATCAAGCTTGTGGAAGACTATAAAAACAACTACCCGATAGCTGTCATTCTAGACTGTTTTGACATCAAACGGTCGACTTATTACCGTTGGAAAAAGGAGTATGAGAAGCCACAAAAAAAAGATGACGTCATTGAATTAATTGAACAGCTCTACATGGAGAATCACTTTATTTATGGATATCGTACCATTACACGATTGCTCAAAAAGATCCACGGATTGACTGTTAATGCAAAGAAAGTCTATCGTATCATAAAAAATAATGGCTGGCTTTGTCGGACACGTACCAAGAAAGTTCCAAATTTGGGTAAAGCTTATGATTTAACAGATAACAAATTGAGTAGGGATTTCCATGCAGATAAGCCTATGGAAAAGCTTGTAACAGATATTACCTACCTATATTTTGGTAACTGTAAATTGTATCTCTCATCAATTATGGATCTCTATAACCGAGAAATTATAGCTTACACTATCTCAGATTGTCAGGATACGGATTTTGTACTAGATACCCTTAATCAGTTAAAATTGCCTAAAGGTGCAATCTTACACAGTGACCAAGGCTCAGTGTATACTTCTATGGCTTACTATCAAGCTTGTACGAAAAAAGGCATTATCCGCTCAATGTCCCGAAAAGGAACACCTGCAGATAACGCCTGTATTGAATGGTTTCACTCCGCCCTAAAGACTGAAACCTTTTATCTCCATGATAGGAGAAAATACAACAAAGATAGTATAACAAAAATTGTTGAAAATTACATAACATTTTATAATGAAACTAGAATTCAACAGAGATTAAACGACCAGTCTCCTGTACAGTACAGAAAACTGATCGCCTAA
- a CDS encoding AAA family ATPase encodes MIRNEIVAWVKLQPYWMQAIADLIFKGEAISEDSLDNIYILFKKEYRLIQGTINKECFEFLLQNDEDEIREKMIWNSVSNIKGVNALKEGESIKIGEQVTLIYGENGSGKSGYTRLLNNAFISRGDKTILPNIFKASAIKPSATFNFKDEEDNIKSVKFPENRSNYLFSSVSVFDTVSAVNDLTKESELAFAPMEFRFFDDFTRIFLAIKSRLQAEIENNQQTNEFGNYFDKDTEIKKTIQKINGKTKFASIKKLSEVSDESYKENVKRKMFLQSLNINEKTKEFHKLKQDLSIIKEKIILLNNKFSDDRIMKTEELLVEWSTLKELTAIEGIEQLKGEHIYGLGSTEWKQFILAAKTYYDSIDEEIEECIFCGQSIENIMVINKYWEYLNSTAEKNLSIAEYNIEKIKKDFESQEIRIIIEGSKLEEWLKEYQKDFYNQLIAAEKNFNKIKSEIVENLTDLEWKKTIEPFIVNLSNFDELFTLLDKEIQQLDADKVNKELAKIESKIDEYNDKLKLKKLLPKIESFIYSNKWVGLAKEIRLSTQKITTFQNKLFSEYITSKYIETFDDECKKLDANFSAEIKQRGHKGATLSKLSIKGKSPIEILSEGEQRSIALANFLAETRLNKNNSCLVFDDPVSSLDHVRRERIAERLVEEASHKQVVILTHDITFLISVQNYCSAKGVDCSTTTIRKFRDESGIVQNEAVPWIGMPVQKRINQLRDRLQSMESFYSDIDSSNIDKLVEYEDRAKLWCEQLRETWERTIEEILFNKSVQRFGPAIHTQNLKKAPFTKDLYFELEKGMTNCSKWVHDRAAGLGEAIPEPQELKAYLKDCEDFVKTNRPKG; translated from the coding sequence ATGATAAGAAATGAAATAGTTGCATGGGTAAAACTTCAACCATATTGGATGCAAGCAATAGCAGATTTGATTTTCAAGGGAGAAGCGATCAGTGAAGATAGTTTAGATAATATTTATATATTGTTCAAAAAAGAATATAGATTGATTCAAGGCACAATAAATAAAGAATGTTTTGAATTTTTACTTCAAAATGATGAAGATGAAATTCGAGAAAAAATGATTTGGAATTCAGTTTCCAATATAAAAGGTGTTAATGCATTGAAGGAAGGTGAATCTATAAAGATTGGGGAACAAGTAACCTTAATTTATGGTGAAAATGGTAGTGGTAAATCAGGATATACTCGACTTTTAAATAATGCATTTATTTCAAGAGGAGATAAAACTATCCTACCGAATATTTTTAAAGCTTCTGCAATCAAACCTAGTGCTACCTTTAATTTTAAAGATGAAGAAGATAATATTAAAAGTGTTAAATTTCCCGAAAATCGAAGTAACTACTTATTTAGTTCAGTATCAGTATTTGATACTGTTAGTGCTGTAAATGATTTAACAAAAGAGTCTGAGTTAGCATTTGCCCCTATGGAATTTAGATTCTTTGATGACTTTACTAGAATATTTTTAGCTATTAAAAGTAGATTACAAGCTGAAATAGAAAATAATCAACAAACTAATGAGTTTGGAAATTATTTTGATAAAGATACAGAAATAAAAAAGACAATACAAAAAATAAATGGAAAAACAAAGTTTGCTAGTATAAAAAAGTTGTCAGAAGTTTCAGATGAGAGCTATAAAGAAAATGTTAAGAGAAAAATGTTTTTACAGTCATTAAATATTAATGAAAAAACAAAAGAGTTTCACAAACTTAAACAAGACTTGTCAATTATTAAAGAAAAAATAATATTACTAAATAACAAGTTTTCAGATGATAGGATTATGAAAACTGAAGAACTTTTAGTTGAATGGTCTACACTGAAAGAATTAACAGCTATTGAGGGTATAGAACAGTTAAAAGGAGAACATATTTATGGATTAGGTTCAACTGAATGGAAGCAGTTTATTCTGGCTGCAAAGACGTATTATGACTCAATAGATGAGGAGATTGAAGAATGCATTTTCTGTGGTCAAAGTATTGAAAATATAATGGTAATTAATAAGTATTGGGAGTATTTAAATAGTACTGCAGAAAAAAATTTGAGTATAGCTGAGTATAATATCGAAAAGATAAAGAAAGATTTTGAATCGCAGGAGATTAGAATAATAATTGAGGGTTCAAAACTGGAAGAATGGTTAAAAGAGTATCAAAAAGATTTTTATAATCAACTTATTGCTGCTGAAAAAAATTTTAATAAAATAAAATCAGAAATTGTAGAAAATTTGACCGATTTAGAATGGAAAAAAACAATTGAACCATTTATTGTGAATCTTTCAAACTTTGATGAATTATTTACTCTATTAGATAAGGAAATTCAGCAGTTAGATGCTGATAAAGTAAATAAAGAGCTAGCTAAAATTGAAAGTAAAATTGATGAATACAACGATAAGTTAAAATTAAAAAAACTTTTACCCAAAATAGAATCTTTTATTTATAGTAATAAATGGGTAGGATTAGCAAAAGAAATTAGATTATCGACACAAAAAATAACGACATTTCAAAATAAATTATTTTCAGAATATATAACTAGTAAATATATTGAAACGTTTGATGATGAATGTAAAAAATTAGATGCTAATTTTTCTGCTGAGATAAAACAGAGAGGCCATAAAGGTGCTACATTAAGTAAGTTATCAATAAAAGGAAAAAGTCCCATAGAAATTTTGAGTGAAGGGGAACAACGGTCAATAGCTCTAGCTAATTTTTTAGCAGAAACGAGGTTAAATAAAAATAATAGCTGTCTTGTATTTGATGATCCTGTGTCTTCACTCGACCATGTCCGAAGAGAGCGTATTGCTGAACGTTTAGTTGAAGAAGCCAGTCATAAACAAGTGGTTATATTAACTCACGATATTACTTTTCTAATAAGTGTACAAAACTATTGTAGTGCTAAAGGTGTAGATTGTAGTACAACTACAATTAGAAAATTTAGAGATGAGTCGGGAATTGTTCAAAATGAAGCAGTACCATGGATTGGCATGCCAGTACAGAAACGAATAAATCAATTGAGAGATAGATTACAATCTATGGAAAGTTTTTATTCAGATATTGACTCATCTAATATTGATAAATTGGTTGAATACGAAGACAGAGCAAAACTCTGGTGTGAGCAATTGAGAGAAACTTGGGAGAGAACTATTGAAGAAATTCTTTTTAATAAGTCCGTTCAACGGTTTGGTCCTGCAATACATACGCAAAATTTAAAAAAAGCACCATTTACAAAAGATTTATATTTTGAATTAGAAAAAGGAATGACAAATTGTTCTAAATGGGTCCATGATAGAGCAGCTGGATTAGGTGAAGCAATTCCTGAGCCACAAGAATTAAAAGCGTATTTGAAAGATTGTGAAGATTTTGTAAAAACAAATAGACCCAAAGGTTAA
- a CDS encoding DsbA family protein yields MKLYYIWDAYCGWCYGFEGIFTPFMEKHPELEVHITSGGLFTGKRIKPLSTYDFMKSGNEQIKSIYGAAFSEAYNSQLNKGELVINSNHPAIAYSLIKAYLAPQEHVAFVYAMQKKFFQEGKSLSDLGTYAELIETYQLPEILNEELAASWDNYSLADEDFNLAAQMGVTSYPTLIAEKDGTFYDLRQNAYTLADLEANYQRLLRA; encoded by the coding sequence ATGAAACTTTACTACATCTGGGATGCCTACTGCGGTTGGTGTTATGGTTTTGAAGGGATTTTCACGCCCTTTATGGAAAAACACCCTGAATTAGAAGTTCACATCACATCCGGTGGCTTGTTTACAGGTAAGCGTATCAAGCCACTATCAACCTACGACTTTATGAAATCTGGCAACGAGCAAATCAAATCGATCTACGGTGCAGCGTTTTCTGAAGCTTACAATAGCCAGTTAAATAAGGGTGAACTGGTAATCAATTCTAATCACCCAGCCATCGCTTATAGTCTTATCAAAGCGTACTTAGCACCGCAAGAACATGTTGCCTTTGTTTATGCCATGCAGAAGAAATTCTTCCAAGAAGGTAAAAGCCTAAGCGACCTGGGAACCTATGCGGAACTAATCGAAACCTATCAACTCCCTGAAATCCTAAACGAAGAACTTGCAGCTTCTTGGGATAACTATAGCCTTGCTGACGAGGACTTTAACCTGGCTGCACAGATGGGCGTGACGAGCTACCCGACCCTTATCGCCGAAAAGGATGGTACATTCTACGATTTGCGTCAAAATGCCTATACCCTTGCCGATTTAGAGGCAAACTATCAACGACTCTTACGAGCATAA
- a CDS encoding nuclear transport factor 2 family protein: MDYKKRLDETYQLTAQGQLEAFKNYLADDVVWTESVGFPYAGTYVGPDAVVENVHMKLGTEWEGYQAVPKTYTFNGQEVMVYGQYSGTFKATGKSFVTDFVHYYVFNSEHKVAKFTQIVESVPVLEAMK, translated from the coding sequence ATGGACTATAAAAAACGCTTAGATGAAACCTATCAACTAACTGCTCAAGGTCAACTGGAAGCCTTTAAAAACTATCTAGCAGACGATGTGGTCTGGACAGAGAGTGTAGGATTTCCCTACGCTGGGACCTATGTCGGACCAGACGCTGTTGTTGAAAATGTCCACATGAAGTTAGGTACAGAATGGGAAGGTTATCAGGCAGTACCAAAAACCTACACCTTCAATGGTCAGGAAGTCATGGTCTATGGCCAGTACAGTGGTACTTTCAAAGCAACCGGAAAATCGTTTGTGACGGACTTCGTTCACTATTATGTCTTTAATAGCGAGCATAAGGTAGCTAAGTTTACCCAGATTGTCGAGAGTGTTCCAGTTCTTGAAGCAATGAAATAA